The DNA sequence TTCCATTCTGAATCTCCATAAATACGATCTCTTGTTACTCCACTTGTAACATGAACAACCGCTTTTCTTCTTCCTACAAGACGATTAAACAAAGTTGATTTTCCTACATTGGGACGTCCTATTATAGATACGATATAATTCATTTTTAATAAATTATTCACAAAGGTAGATTTTTTTCATTAGTTTCATTATTAGATTATTAGTCAAAGTGTATATTCATAAAAAAAATAATGCGTTGCGTATAGATATTGTTAGTATAGTACCTGAAATTTTTCATAGTCCTTTTTCAAATTCTATTATTAAAAGGGCTCTTCATAAAAGGTTAATTGATATTCATGTTCATGATTTACGTAAATATGGTTTAGGAAAACGAAAAAACGTAGATGATTATCCTTATGGAGGTGGATCAGGAATGGTCATTAGAATAGAACCTGTATATCAATGTTTTTCAAAGCTTTTATCAGAAAGAGATTATGACGAAAAAATTTTCATGACTCCTGATGGAAAATTATTTTCACAAAAATATGCTAAAGATTTAATTGGTAAAAAAAATATTCTTATTCTTTGTGGACGTTATAAAGGGATTGACCAAAGAATTAGAGACCACTTAATCTCTCAAGAAATATCTATTGGAAATTATATTTTATCTGGAGGAGAACTCGCTGCTGCTGTCGTTGTAGAATCTATAGTTAGATTATTACCTGGAGTAATACAAAATAAAGATTCCATTATTACAGATTCTTTTCATAAAAGAGAAGCTTTCATAGCTCCTCCCATTTACACTCGTCCAGTGATTTATAAAGGATGGTCTGTTCCAAAAATACTTTTATCTGGACATCATAAGAAAATAAAAGATTGGTTGGATAAAAAGTCCATGAAATTCAAACAAAAATCGGATTTTTAGAGAATTCGTCAAAATAGATCTTGCTATAAATTAATCGTTTTATAACTTTATCAATTTGATCAAAGTCAAATTCTTTAAGAACATCTTGCATCAAATTTTTAACTTGTAAATTACACAAATTTCCTATACTTCCTTCATGAGAATAACAACTTTTAGTAAAGGGTTTGAATGATCCATTTTGGATATCTAATCCTACTTTTTGATAAGCTTCTCTAAAAGAATATCCTTTTTCAACAACCAATTTATTCACAACTTCTACACTAAACAAATTTTTATATTTCTCATCCTGAAGGATATCTTTTTTTATTGTAATATGATTCAACATATATTGAAACATGAAAAAACATTTTTTTATTTCTTCAAAAATAGGAAGAAATCTTTCTTTAATAATTTGGAAATCTCTATGATATCCGGAACATAAATTAGAAGAAATCAAAGAAATTTCGTTAGGTAACGATGTTATTCTGTTGCATTTAGCTCGTATAATTTCAAAAACATCAGGATTTTTCTTATGAGGCATAATACTCGATCCGGTAGTAAGATGATCAGGAAAACTAATGAAATCAAAATTTTGGCTTAAGTATAAACAAATATCTTGTGCCATCTTACTTAAAGTTCTTGCCAAAGAAGCAATAGATTCTGAAACAATTCTTTCCATTTTTCCACGTCCCATTTGAGCATATACTACATTATAGTTTAAATTTTCGAATCCAAGTAAATCCGTGGTCATTTTTCGATTTAAAGGTAAAGAAGAACCATAACCTGCAGCAGAACCTAAAGGATTTTTGTTTACGATACGATATGCAGTTTGCATTAATAATAAATCATCTATTAAACTTTCTGCATATGCGGCAAACCAAAGACCAAAAGAAGAAGGCATCGCAATCTGATAATGAGTATAACCAGGCATTAATATATTTTTATGTTGTTCACTTAATTTTAATAATAAATCAAAAAAAGAAGAAGTCATGTATACGATTTCTTTGATTTCTGTACGAACAAAAAGTTTTAAATCTACCAAAACTTGATCATTTCTGGATCTCCCACTATGAACTTTTTTTCCGACCTCTCCTAAGCGATTCGTTAACAAAAATTCTATTTGAGAATGAACATCTTCTATTCCTTCTTCAATTTGAAAATTGTTTTTTAAAATTTCGTAAATATAAATATTACGCAATTCATAAATTAAAATTCTAAAATCTTTTTGATTTAATAATTCTATACTTTTCAACATAATAACATGAGCTATGGTTCCTATAACATCATGTGGCGCTAAAAATAAATCTATTTTTGAATCTTTGCTTGAAGTAAAACTTTCTATTTCTTTATTGAAACGAAAATTCGTTTTTTTTTCCCAAATTTTCACGAAATAATATTTTTTCTATCTTTGATGAATTCTAAGATATATAAATTTTATGTAAAAAATAAAATTCATGGATTATGAATAAAAAACATAATACAATTAAAGATTATACAGCAGATAGTATTCAGTCTCTTGAAGGAATCGAACATATTCGACTCAGACCTTCTATGTATATTGGAGACGTAGGAATTAGAGGTTTACACCATTTAGTTTACGAAGTTATAGACAATTCCGTAGATGAAGCTTTAGCAGGTTTTTGTAATAAAATATGGGTAACAATTCATAAAAATGGATTTATCACTGTACTTGATAATGGTAGGGGAATTCCAATAGATCTTCATAAAAAAGAAGGAATATCGGCTCTAGAAGTTGTTATGACTAAAATTGGAGCAGGGGGTAAATTTGATAAAAATTCTTATAAAGTTTCTGGAGGATTACACGGAGTAGGAATTTCTTGTGTTAACGCTCTGTCTGAAAAACTTATAGTTACAATTTATCGTAACGGAAAAATTTATCAACAAGAGTATTTTAAAGGAAAATCCCTTTACCCTGTAAAATGTTTAGGAAAAACTAATATGCGAGGAACAAAAATTTATTATCTTGCTGATCATTCCATTTTTAATTCCATTATATATCATTATGAAATTTTAGCTAATCGATTAAAAGAATTATCTTTTTTAAATAAAGGATTATCCTTATTTTTAAAAGATGAAAGAGAAAATGTAAAAGAAGAATAT is a window from the Blattabacterium cuenoti STAT genome containing:
- the trmD gene encoding tRNA (guanosine(37)-N1)-methyltransferase TrmD, which codes for MRIDIVSIVPEIFHSPFSNSIIKRALHKRLIDIHVHDLRKYGLGKRKNVDDYPYGGGSGMVIRIEPVYQCFSKLLSERDYDEKIFMTPDGKLFSQKYAKDLIGKKNILILCGRYKGIDQRIRDHLISQEISIGNYILSGGELAAAVVVESIVRLLPGVIQNKDSIITDSFHKREAFIAPPIYTRPVIYKGWSVPKILLSGHHKKIKDWLDKKSMKFKQKSDF
- the argH gene encoding argininosuccinate lyase, whose product is MKIWEKKTNFRFNKEIESFTSSKDSKIDLFLAPHDVIGTIAHVIMLKSIELLNQKDFRILIYELRNIYIYEILKNNFQIEEGIEDVHSQIEFLLTNRLGEVGKKVHSGRSRNDQVLVDLKLFVRTEIKEIVYMTSSFFDLLLKLSEQHKNILMPGYTHYQIAMPSSFGLWFAAYAESLIDDLLLMQTAYRIVNKNPLGSAAGYGSSLPLNRKMTTDLLGFENLNYNVVYAQMGRGKMERIVSESIASLARTLSKMAQDICLYLSQNFDFISFPDHLTTGSSIMPHKKNPDVFEIIRAKCNRITSLPNEISLISSNLCSGYHRDFQIIKERFLPIFEEIKKCFFMFQYMLNHITIKKDILQDEKYKNLFSVEVVNKLVVEKGYSFREAYQKVGLDIQNGSFKPFTKSCYSHEGSIGNLCNLQVKNLMQDVLKEFDFDQIDKVIKRLIYSKIYFDEFSKNPIFV